In one window of Accipiter gentilis chromosome 28, bAccGen1.1, whole genome shotgun sequence DNA:
- the RHOBTB2 gene encoding rho-related BTB domain-containing protein 2 isoform X1 yields METQGKGSPAGKMTAMDHSLSQLMDSDMDYERPNVETIKCVVVGDNAVGKTRLICARACNATLTQYQLLATHVPTVWAIDQYRVCQEVLERSRDVVDDVSVSLRLWDTFGDHHKDRRFAYGRSDVVVLCFSIANPNSLHHVKTMWYPEIKHFCPRAPVILVGCQLDLRYADLEAVNRARRPLARPIKPNEILPPEKGREVAKELGIPYYETSVVAQFGIKDVFDNAIRAALISRRHLQFWKSHLRNVQRPLLQAPFLPPRPPPPIIIVPDPPSNNEERPAHLLEDPLCADVILVLQEKIKIYAHKIYLSTSSSKFYDLFLMDLSEEDQQSAAGHGFGVAVTAAAERMLHQEERHHGRDFLLRAASFDICESTEEAGSGQRKPCLRASTSDGILRGNRYENGERGLRRGRDLSSWSRAFTSIQEEMAEDPLTYKSKLMVVVKMDASIQPGPFRAVLKYLYTGELDENERDLMHIAHIAELLEVFDLRMMVANILNNEAFMNQEITKAFHVRRTNRVKECLAKGTFSDVTFVLDDGAISAHKPLLISSCDWMAAMFGGPFVESSTNEVALPYTSKSCMRAVLEYLYTGQFSSSPDLDDMKLIILANRLCLPHLVALTEQYTVTGLMEAAQMMVDIDGDVLVFLELAQFHCAYQLADWCLHHICTNYNNVCRKFPRDMKAMSGENQEYFEKHRWPPVWYLKEEDHYQRAKKEREKEDYLHLKRQPKRRWLFWNASTSPSSSPSSSAATASSSSSSSSSSAVV; encoded by the exons ATGGAAACCCAAGGGAAAGGCAGCCCCGCCGGGAAGATGACTGCCATGGATCACAGCCT gtCCCAATTAATGGATTCTGACATGGATTATGAGAGGCCAAACGTAGAAACTATCAAGTGCGTCGTGGTCGGGGACAACGCGGTGGGCAAGACCCGACTCATCTGCGCCCGCGCCTGCAACGCCACGTTGACCCAGTATCAGCTCCTCGCCACCCACGTGCCCACGGTGTGGGCCATCGACCAGTACCGCGTCTGCCAGGAG GTGCTGGAGCGCTCCCGGGATGTGGTAGACGATGTTAGTGTGTCCTTGCGGCTCTGGGACACTTTTGGTGACCACCACAAAGATAGGCGCTTTGCCTATGGCAG GTCCGACGTTGTGGTTTTGTGCTTCTCCATCGCCAACCCCAACTCCCTGCACCATGTGAAGACCATGTGGTACCCAGAGATCAAGCACTTCTGTCCCCGCGCGCCCGTCATCCTGGTGGGCTGCCAGCTCGACCTGCGCTACGCCGACCTGGAGGCCGTCAATCGGGCACGGCGACCCTTGGCCAG GCCAATCAAACCTAACGAGATCCTTCCCccggagaaggggagggaggtaGCCAAGGAGCTGGGGATCCCCTATTACGAGACAAGCGTGGTGGCCCAGTTCGGCATCAAGGACGTCTTCGACAATGCCATCCGTGCCGCTCTCATCTCCCGCCGTCACCTGCAGTTCTGGAAGTCCCACCTCCGCAACGTGCAGCGGCCTCTTCTCCAAGCCCCCTTCCTGCCCCCCAGGCCCCCTCCGCCCATCATCATCGTCCCGGACCCCCCTTCCAACAACGAGGAGCGCCCAGCCCACCTCTTGGAGGACCCCCTGTGCGCGGACGTCATCCTGGTGCTGCAAGAGAAGATCAAAATCTACGCACACAAGATCTacctctccacctcctcctccaaatTTTACGACCTGTTCCTCATGGACCTGAGCGAGGAGGACCAGCAGAGCGCCGCGGGCCATGGCTTTGGGGTGGCTGTCACCGCGGCAGCCGAGCGGATGCTGCACCAAGAGGAGAGGCACCACGGGCGGGATTTCCTCCTCCGAGCCGCGAGCTTTGACATCTGCGAGAGCACCGAGGAGGCCGGATCCGGCCAACGAAAACCGTGCCTTAGAGCCTCCACCAGTGATGGGATCCTGCGGGGCAACCGCTACGAGAACGGGGAACGTGGGCTGCGGCGGGGAAGGGACCTTTCCTCTTGGAGCCGGGCTTTCACCAGCATCCAGGAGGAGATGGCAGAAGACCCGCTGACCTACAAGTCCAAGCTCATGGTGGTGGTGAAGATGGATGCTTCCATCCAGCCAGGTCCTTTCCGGGCCGTGCTGAAGTACCTGTACACAGGGGAGCTGGATGAGAACGAGCGGGACCTCATGCACATTGCTCACATCGCTGAGCTGCTGGAGGTCTTCGACCTCCGCATGATGGTGGCCAACATCCTCAACAACGAGGCGTTCATGAACCAGGAGATCACCAAAGCCTTCCATGTCCGGAGGACCAACCGGGTGAAGGAATGCCTGGCCAAGGGGACTTTCTCGG ATGTCACCTTCGTGCTGGATGACGGTGCTATCAGTGCCCACAAGCCCCTGCTCATCTCCAGCTGCGACTGGATGGCCGCTATGTTCGGCGGCCCCTTCGTGGAGAGCTCCACCAACGAG GTGGCACTTCCTTACACCAGCAAGAGCTGCATGCGGGCGGTGCTGGAGTACCTCTACACGGGGCAGTTCAGCTCCAGCCCCGACCTTGACGATATGAAGCTCATCATCCTCGCCAACCGCCTCTGCCTGCCGCACCTGGTGGCTCTCACCG AGCAGTACACCGTCACCGGTCTGATGGAGGCGGCGCAGATGATGGTGGACATCGATGGGGACGTGCTCGTGTTCTTGGAGCTGGCTCAG TTCCACTGCGCCTACCAGCTTGCCGACTGGTGCCTCCATCACATCTGCACCAACTACAACAACGTCTGCCGCAAGTTCCCCCGGGATATGAAGGCCATGTCAGGAG AGAACCAGGAGTACTTCGAGAAGCACCGCTGGCCGCCGGTGTGGTACCTGAAGGAGGAGGATCACTACCAGCGGGCGAAGAAGGAGCGGGAGAAGGAAGACTACCTCCACCTCAAACGGCAGCCCAAGAGGCGATGGCTCTTCTGGAACGCCtccacctccccttcctcctctccttcatcgtcggcagccacagcctcctcttcctcctcttcctcctcctcctcagctgtgGTTTGA
- the RHOBTB2 gene encoding rho-related BTB domain-containing protein 2 isoform X2 codes for MDSDMDYERPNVETIKCVVVGDNAVGKTRLICARACNATLTQYQLLATHVPTVWAIDQYRVCQEVLERSRDVVDDVSVSLRLWDTFGDHHKDRRFAYGRSDVVVLCFSIANPNSLHHVKTMWYPEIKHFCPRAPVILVGCQLDLRYADLEAVNRARRPLARPIKPNEILPPEKGREVAKELGIPYYETSVVAQFGIKDVFDNAIRAALISRRHLQFWKSHLRNVQRPLLQAPFLPPRPPPPIIIVPDPPSNNEERPAHLLEDPLCADVILVLQEKIKIYAHKIYLSTSSSKFYDLFLMDLSEEDQQSAAGHGFGVAVTAAAERMLHQEERHHGRDFLLRAASFDICESTEEAGSGQRKPCLRASTSDGILRGNRYENGERGLRRGRDLSSWSRAFTSIQEEMAEDPLTYKSKLMVVVKMDASIQPGPFRAVLKYLYTGELDENERDLMHIAHIAELLEVFDLRMMVANILNNEAFMNQEITKAFHVRRTNRVKECLAKGTFSDVTFVLDDGAISAHKPLLISSCDWMAAMFGGPFVESSTNEVALPYTSKSCMRAVLEYLYTGQFSSSPDLDDMKLIILANRLCLPHLVALTEQYTVTGLMEAAQMMVDIDGDVLVFLELAQFHCAYQLADWCLHHICTNYNNVCRKFPRDMKAMSGENQEYFEKHRWPPVWYLKEEDHYQRAKKEREKEDYLHLKRQPKRRWLFWNASTSPSSSPSSSAATASSSSSSSSSSAVV; via the exons ATGGATTCTGACATGGATTATGAGAGGCCAAACGTAGAAACTATCAAGTGCGTCGTGGTCGGGGACAACGCGGTGGGCAAGACCCGACTCATCTGCGCCCGCGCCTGCAACGCCACGTTGACCCAGTATCAGCTCCTCGCCACCCACGTGCCCACGGTGTGGGCCATCGACCAGTACCGCGTCTGCCAGGAG GTGCTGGAGCGCTCCCGGGATGTGGTAGACGATGTTAGTGTGTCCTTGCGGCTCTGGGACACTTTTGGTGACCACCACAAAGATAGGCGCTTTGCCTATGGCAG GTCCGACGTTGTGGTTTTGTGCTTCTCCATCGCCAACCCCAACTCCCTGCACCATGTGAAGACCATGTGGTACCCAGAGATCAAGCACTTCTGTCCCCGCGCGCCCGTCATCCTGGTGGGCTGCCAGCTCGACCTGCGCTACGCCGACCTGGAGGCCGTCAATCGGGCACGGCGACCCTTGGCCAG GCCAATCAAACCTAACGAGATCCTTCCCccggagaaggggagggaggtaGCCAAGGAGCTGGGGATCCCCTATTACGAGACAAGCGTGGTGGCCCAGTTCGGCATCAAGGACGTCTTCGACAATGCCATCCGTGCCGCTCTCATCTCCCGCCGTCACCTGCAGTTCTGGAAGTCCCACCTCCGCAACGTGCAGCGGCCTCTTCTCCAAGCCCCCTTCCTGCCCCCCAGGCCCCCTCCGCCCATCATCATCGTCCCGGACCCCCCTTCCAACAACGAGGAGCGCCCAGCCCACCTCTTGGAGGACCCCCTGTGCGCGGACGTCATCCTGGTGCTGCAAGAGAAGATCAAAATCTACGCACACAAGATCTacctctccacctcctcctccaaatTTTACGACCTGTTCCTCATGGACCTGAGCGAGGAGGACCAGCAGAGCGCCGCGGGCCATGGCTTTGGGGTGGCTGTCACCGCGGCAGCCGAGCGGATGCTGCACCAAGAGGAGAGGCACCACGGGCGGGATTTCCTCCTCCGAGCCGCGAGCTTTGACATCTGCGAGAGCACCGAGGAGGCCGGATCCGGCCAACGAAAACCGTGCCTTAGAGCCTCCACCAGTGATGGGATCCTGCGGGGCAACCGCTACGAGAACGGGGAACGTGGGCTGCGGCGGGGAAGGGACCTTTCCTCTTGGAGCCGGGCTTTCACCAGCATCCAGGAGGAGATGGCAGAAGACCCGCTGACCTACAAGTCCAAGCTCATGGTGGTGGTGAAGATGGATGCTTCCATCCAGCCAGGTCCTTTCCGGGCCGTGCTGAAGTACCTGTACACAGGGGAGCTGGATGAGAACGAGCGGGACCTCATGCACATTGCTCACATCGCTGAGCTGCTGGAGGTCTTCGACCTCCGCATGATGGTGGCCAACATCCTCAACAACGAGGCGTTCATGAACCAGGAGATCACCAAAGCCTTCCATGTCCGGAGGACCAACCGGGTGAAGGAATGCCTGGCCAAGGGGACTTTCTCGG ATGTCACCTTCGTGCTGGATGACGGTGCTATCAGTGCCCACAAGCCCCTGCTCATCTCCAGCTGCGACTGGATGGCCGCTATGTTCGGCGGCCCCTTCGTGGAGAGCTCCACCAACGAG GTGGCACTTCCTTACACCAGCAAGAGCTGCATGCGGGCGGTGCTGGAGTACCTCTACACGGGGCAGTTCAGCTCCAGCCCCGACCTTGACGATATGAAGCTCATCATCCTCGCCAACCGCCTCTGCCTGCCGCACCTGGTGGCTCTCACCG AGCAGTACACCGTCACCGGTCTGATGGAGGCGGCGCAGATGATGGTGGACATCGATGGGGACGTGCTCGTGTTCTTGGAGCTGGCTCAG TTCCACTGCGCCTACCAGCTTGCCGACTGGTGCCTCCATCACATCTGCACCAACTACAACAACGTCTGCCGCAAGTTCCCCCGGGATATGAAGGCCATGTCAGGAG AGAACCAGGAGTACTTCGAGAAGCACCGCTGGCCGCCGGTGTGGTACCTGAAGGAGGAGGATCACTACCAGCGGGCGAAGAAGGAGCGGGAGAAGGAAGACTACCTCCACCTCAAACGGCAGCCCAAGAGGCGATGGCTCTTCTGGAACGCCtccacctccccttcctcctctccttcatcgtcggcagccacagcctcctcttcctcctcttcctcctcctcctcagctgtgGTTTGA